In the Salvia splendens isolate huo1 chromosome 16, SspV2, whole genome shotgun sequence genome, CTTCCACGCCAGCCATGGCGGTACCACCGCCACAACCCAGCGACGCCGTTCCACCCAGTACACTGGACCCCATTTTCCAGAGACGACTAGAGCGCCTCCTCCGCAGCTTACCCACTGGGATAGATCCCGCAGTGGCTTTCGCCACCCTTAAAGCACAATTAGGAATTTCCCGATCTGACGATCCCGCTCCAACTCCCACATCCCAAAATCCCCCACCTTCTTCCCCTAAAACAAAATCCCCTCCCAAAACAAAATCCCCTCCCAAAACACAATCTCCCCCTCACGCTCCTAAACCTACCCCCATCTTCCCGCTGGTACAGTATAGCGGGGACAACTCTGATGACGAAGAGGGGGAGGAGGGTCCAGCGCAGCCTGTCGCCGCTCACACCC is a window encoding:
- the LOC121770489 gene encoding vegetative cell wall protein gp1-like, giving the protein MKITQITTSSSEKVPGATSSGRGPSTPAMAVPPPQPSDAVPPSTLDPIFQRRLERLLRSLPTGIDPAVAFATLKAQLGISRSDDPAPTPTSQNPPPSSPKTKSPPKTKSPPKTQSPPHAPKPTPIFPLVQYSGDNSDDEEGEEGPAQPVAAHTQGISTPQRGEAELEPLIGYPGRASPGPEEGTPALNIPSLVSGGGSNSASVQGPP